One segment of Paenibacillus sp. FSL R7-0337 DNA contains the following:
- a CDS encoding HAMP domain-containing sensor histidine kinase, translating to MRISIKLKFSLFLAALLILAVGVLSYFVLRGVERNEQGQTERSLAQHVNTVNLRVKQTYYTGARLTPQVFMQQRGKALAAELAGFTGLEVTLYDSQGQQAGTSAQGEPGTGPGKPDLSTALDYALNNKVAYQSEGDKLFYLAPLQGPEGQMGVVQLQYSLEGARSFQQTLLNLFLTTGGAVLVFSFILGYLYFNRAAASIGRLKKAAEDIRGANYITAPPVRRKDELGELAEGIYFMSREIERSIAAKDEERHKLQLAVEKLQALEQQQKQYIGNISHEFKTPLTSIKAYVDLLNMYDDDPKLLHDAKLSIAKETERLYEMVEKVLQLTALEKYDFESQAELLEVESTLSDICGRMKGKAERYGLTVTLDAQPAHIWIDRESFMHIFINLLDNAIKYNVPQGSIHLHSEVRDQRVWITVRDSGIGIPEASREKIFEAFYTVNRDRSRASGGTGLGLSLVRNLVEKQGGTIILLEGSGEGAAFELSFPLVT from the coding sequence ATGAGAATCAGCATTAAGCTGAAGTTCAGCCTGTTCCTGGCGGCGCTGCTGATTCTGGCCGTCGGCGTGCTGAGCTACTTCGTCCTGCGCGGCGTGGAGCGCAATGAGCAGGGCCAGACGGAGCGCAGTCTGGCCCAGCATGTCAACACGGTCAATCTGCGCGTGAAGCAGACGTATTATACAGGCGCGCGCCTTACGCCGCAGGTCTTCATGCAGCAGCGCGGCAAGGCGCTGGCTGCCGAGCTGGCCGGATTCACCGGCCTGGAGGTGACCCTGTACGACAGCCAGGGACAGCAGGCGGGCACCTCAGCGCAAGGCGAGCCTGGGACGGGTCCGGGCAAGCCGGATCTCAGCACAGCGCTGGACTACGCGCTGAATAACAAGGTCGCCTACCAGAGTGAAGGCGACAAGCTGTTCTACCTGGCCCCGCTGCAGGGACCGGAGGGGCAGATGGGTGTGGTGCAGCTGCAGTATTCCCTGGAGGGCGCCCGCAGCTTCCAGCAGACACTGCTGAATCTGTTCCTGACGACAGGCGGCGCCGTGCTGGTGTTCAGCTTCATCCTCGGGTATCTGTATTTCAACCGTGCGGCTGCCTCCATCGGGCGGCTGAAGAAGGCAGCGGAGGATATCCGCGGGGCCAACTATATCACGGCTCCGCCGGTGAGGCGCAAGGATGAGCTGGGGGAGCTGGCCGAGGGCATTTATTTCATGAGCCGGGAGATTGAGCGCAGCATTGCCGCCAAGGATGAAGAACGGCACAAGCTGCAGCTGGCTGTGGAGAAGCTTCAGGCGCTGGAGCAGCAGCAGAAGCAGTACATCGGGAACATCAGCCATGAATTCAAGACGCCGCTGACCTCGATTAAGGCGTATGTCGACCTGCTGAATATGTATGACGATGACCCCAAGCTGCTGCATGATGCCAAGCTGAGTATTGCCAAGGAAACAGAGCGGCTGTACGAGATGGTGGAGAAGGTGCTGCAATTGACGGCGCTTGAGAAGTATGATTTTGAATCCCAGGCAGAGCTGCTGGAGGTTGAGAGTACGCTGAGCGATATCTGCGGACGGATGAAAGGCAAGGCGGAGCGCTACGGCCTCACAGTCACGCTTGACGCCCAGCCTGCGCATATCTGGATTGACCGGGAGAGCTTCATGCATATCTTCATCAATCTGCTGGACAATGCAATCAAATATAATGTTCCGCAGGGGAGTATCCATCTGCACAGCGAGGTAAGGGATCAGCGGGTGTGGATTACTGTACGGGATTCCGGCATCGGCATTCCGGAGGCGTCGCGGGAGAAGATCTTCGAAGCGTTCTATACGGTCAATCGTGACCGTTCCAGAGCCTCGGGCGGCACAGGGCTTGGCCTCTCGCTGGTCCGTAATCTGGTGGAGAAGCAGGGCGGAACCATTATCTTGCTGGAAGGCTCAGGCGAAGGGGCGGCGTTTGAGCTGTCTTTTCCGCTGGTGACCTGA
- a CDS encoding DUF4179 domain-containing protein — protein sequence MDQYRERTRHREMDAIEQHIRESVKPRAELSTIIMNKIGEEEMSSITRSRGSKARPGIFKKTAIAATIAGVLGAGILGAGFVSPAMADTLKKIPGIGILYQGTTPHSLELAKSQGMLSQPGLSVTHNGVTLKLTDLLYDGTRLSFQLEHEGGLDFSGESIGQLIEPPAVLADGQQIKFTSGAFGDIPYQDNAYLAELSGDLNLPNEFTLTVEAKVKQMNETFTFTAPVKIMDTALTVTPNITKTEGAFSYTVEQLKVTPVSTRLVLNSQGEVPQSAEQSGEFHASMMYYELVDDQGNSIDPNRYGFYDSKPETEYYLNELYPPFANTPKTITIKPYTLTVKSDDFTIAGQKKDSNGNILPGRGNLGKRTYLKNLETTITLQP from the coding sequence ATGGATCAATATCGGGAGCGAACAAGACATCGTGAGATGGATGCTATTGAACAACATATTCGGGAATCTGTTAAGCCAAGAGCGGAGTTAAGCACGATCATTATGAATAAGATTGGAGAGGAAGAAATGAGCAGCATAACAAGATCAAGAGGATCGAAGGCCAGACCGGGGATTTTCAAAAAAACAGCTATCGCCGCCACCATCGCCGGGGTTCTAGGTGCAGGCATTCTGGGCGCAGGCTTCGTGTCACCGGCAATGGCAGATACGCTTAAGAAAATTCCGGGGATCGGCATTCTCTATCAGGGAACCACTCCGCACTCGCTTGAGCTTGCAAAAAGTCAGGGGATGTTGTCACAGCCGGGTCTCAGCGTAACCCATAACGGAGTTACACTCAAGCTGACCGATCTGCTCTATGACGGCACACGGCTCAGCTTCCAGCTTGAGCATGAGGGCGGATTAGATTTCTCGGGCGAATCTATAGGGCAGTTGATTGAGCCACCGGCCGTCTTGGCTGACGGGCAGCAGATTAAGTTCACTTCAGGAGCCTTCGGCGATATTCCTTATCAGGATAATGCTTATCTTGCCGAGCTGTCGGGCGATTTGAATCTGCCGAATGAATTCACCCTGACGGTGGAGGCTAAGGTCAAGCAAATGAATGAGACCTTTACATTCACTGCACCTGTAAAAATCATGGATACCGCCCTCACGGTTACCCCGAACATCACCAAAACAGAGGGTGCCTTCAGCTATACTGTCGAGCAATTAAAGGTCACTCCGGTATCCACCCGTCTGGTTCTGAACAGTCAGGGTGAGGTGCCGCAATCCGCAGAGCAGTCCGGCGAATTTCATGCCAGCATGATGTACTATGAGCTTGTAGACGACCAGGGCAATTCTATTGACCCGAATAGATACGGATTTTACGACAGCAAACCGGAGACAGAATACTATCTGAATGAGCTGTATCCTCCTTTTGCTAACACACCTAAGACCATAACCATCAAGCCGTATACGCTGACCGTTAAGAGCGATGACTTCACCATTGCGGGGCAGAAAAAAGACAGTAACGGCAACATTCTGCCGGGACGCGGGAATCTGGGCAAACGGACTTATCTGAAGAATTTGGAGACCACGATCACCCTCCAGCCTTAG
- a CDS encoding ABC transporter ATP-binding protein: MSLSAKPAARQHAIHIEQLRKSYSEPAAGDVHYIIKDVDLVIKGGEFFVLLGPSGCGKSTLLNMIAGFVSKSGGHLRVDNIEVDKPGRDRAVVFQQADSSLFPWLTVRENVEFGLRMKKTAKAERRRLSDRYIGLVGLNGHEDKFPKALSGGMKQRVQLARVLANDPAILLMDEPFGALDAMTRRTMQKELVQIWRETHKTVIFVTHDIQEALLLGERIGIMSVGPSSNITDIYDNTLPFPRDVASPEFYSLYSRIQSHFEE; encoded by the coding sequence ATGTCTTTATCTGCTAAACCAGCGGCAAGGCAGCATGCTATTCATATCGAGCAGCTGCGTAAGAGCTACAGTGAACCGGCAGCCGGAGATGTTCACTACATTATTAAGGATGTAGATCTGGTGATCAAGGGCGGAGAATTCTTCGTACTGCTCGGCCCAAGCGGCTGCGGCAAATCCACGCTGCTGAATATGATTGCCGGGTTCGTCTCCAAGTCTGGCGGACATTTGCGGGTAGACAACATCGAGGTGGATAAGCCGGGCCGGGACCGGGCGGTGGTGTTCCAGCAGGCCGATTCGTCCCTGTTCCCATGGCTGACGGTGCGGGAGAATGTAGAGTTCGGACTGCGGATGAAGAAGACGGCGAAGGCCGAACGCAGGCGTCTGTCTGACCGCTACATCGGGCTTGTCGGGCTGAACGGCCATGAGGACAAATTCCCGAAGGCGCTGTCGGGAGGAATGAAGCAGCGGGTACAGCTGGCCCGGGTGCTGGCGAATGATCCGGCGATCCTGCTGATGGATGAGCCGTTCGGCGCGCTGGATGCCATGACCCGGCGGACGATGCAGAAGGAGCTGGTGCAGATCTGGCGGGAGACGCATAAGACGGTGATCTTCGTGACCCATGATATTCAGGAAGCACTGCTGCTGGGGGAGCGCATCGGCATTATGTCGGTAGGGCCCTCCTCCAATATCACAGACATCTACGACAATACGCTGCCCTTCCCCCGGGATGTGGCTTCACCTGAATTCTATTCGCTGTATAGCCGGATTCAGAGCCATTTTGAAGAATAG
- a CDS encoding MarR family transcriptional regulator produces MEDRQWEQLEQADHLFRKLIRRFVKERDRVYVEGVALPGMLILHKIIRDGEQRLGDLAEQLDFTSGAITALSDKLEAGGYTVRRRKEDDRRTVLLDITARGREMAERNGNIGARCIMLLFEGFTEEELEQQSRFYQRMIGNLEGFSETLLELARQNAAIPVPAEPEQKLRGGTKSNYLSY; encoded by the coding sequence ATGGAGGATAGACAGTGGGAGCAGCTGGAGCAGGCGGATCATCTGTTCCGTAAGCTGATACGCAGGTTCGTTAAGGAGCGTGACCGCGTATACGTGGAGGGAGTAGCCTTGCCGGGAATGCTGATTCTGCACAAAATCATCCGTGACGGGGAGCAGCGTCTGGGCGATCTGGCGGAGCAGCTTGATTTCACCTCAGGCGCCATAACGGCGCTGAGTGACAAGCTGGAGGCGGGCGGATATACGGTACGCAGGCGTAAGGAGGATGACCGCCGGACTGTGCTGCTGGATATTACCGCCCGCGGCCGGGAGATGGCGGAGCGGAACGGAAACATCGGTGCCAGGTGTATTATGCTTCTGTTCGAGGGCTTTACGGAGGAAGAGCTGGAGCAGCAGAGCCGGTTCTATCAGCGGATGATCGGGAATCTGGAAGGGTTCTCGGAGACGCTGCTGGAGCTGGCCCGGCAGAATGCAGCCATACCCGTTCCCGCAGAGCCTGAACAGAAGCTGCGCGGAGGCACGAAGAGTAATTATCTCAGCTATTGA
- a CDS encoding SMI1/KNR4 family protein, with translation MAMHNALMERLQLFLTKEGNQSLLGTPATEEQIAGAEKQLGLSLDQDYVQFIRSFGGAYAGLPVHAFSNGSSIGRESVTELTLSFREDYKDTPMSGLLARSAVFSMDGSGNPILLDPEGRVLLIDHDNGDYEVIAESFAALIEENFMEW, from the coding sequence ATGGCAATGCATAATGCGCTAATGGAACGTTTGCAGCTTTTTTTAACCAAAGAGGGGAATCAGAGTCTGCTCGGTACACCAGCAACAGAGGAACAAATCGCTGGGGCAGAGAAGCAGCTGGGTCTGTCGCTGGATCAGGATTATGTTCAATTCATCCGAAGCTTTGGCGGCGCCTATGCCGGGCTTCCCGTACACGCTTTCAGCAACGGCTCCTCCATCGGGCGGGAGAGTGTGACCGAGTTAACGTTGTCCTTCCGCGAGGATTACAAGGATACCCCTATGAGCGGGCTGCTTGCACGAAGTGCAGTCTTCTCTATGGACGGCTCAGGTAACCCGATCCTGCTTGACCCCGAAGGCCGCGTGCTGCTCATCGACCATGATAACGGGGATTACGAGGTGATCGCAGAATCGTTTGCTGCGCTGATTGAAGAGAATTTTATGGAGTGGTAG
- a CDS encoding PD40 domain-containing protein produces the protein MNYMSHRAWGKIWSILLCGAVLLSVTACSTENTDTREVVEKAGRKITVLDNISEPVYTKLKLEGIQKVEGVRGTDFAGEDVMVVTKENRSLPSQVIEGQERYPLNLYLYTLSTGEEASLQVGELNYGAPQISPDKTHIFFKELSEMTGIGYIMDLAGGAPVKVSETEFQIEEGKWADDTHVIFPDMEGNIRSADLTGKQETILKTGIPYVHEVVQTGSRILYVTGEDSQLSAYDIVTKQTKVLLKNVIWAVPSPDGSMLAIVERTGRGEMTLKLCDSEGNEQSKLASGQQIFGTSWSPDGKLLAYAVTASGSTDDQQDLFITEVETGEQTPVLNDFHLSDPLHWSPSGKKLLATATVLKDNIYQFLTYVVSLS, from the coding sequence ATGAATTATATGAGCCATAGAGCCTGGGGCAAAATCTGGAGCATTCTGCTCTGCGGAGCTGTTCTGCTGTCGGTTACTGCCTGTAGTACTGAGAACACAGATACACGTGAGGTTGTAGAGAAGGCGGGCCGCAAAATTACAGTCCTCGACAATATCAGCGAACCGGTCTATACGAAGCTGAAGCTTGAGGGCATACAGAAGGTGGAGGGGGTGCGGGGGACGGATTTTGCCGGTGAGGATGTAATGGTAGTGACCAAGGAGAACCGCAGTCTCCCCTCGCAGGTGATTGAAGGACAGGAACGGTATCCGCTGAATCTCTATCTGTATACCCTGTCCACAGGTGAGGAAGCTTCGCTGCAGGTTGGAGAGCTGAATTATGGCGCGCCGCAAATCTCCCCGGACAAGACGCATATCTTCTTCAAGGAGCTGTCCGAGATGACTGGGATCGGATACATTATGGACCTGGCTGGCGGCGCTCCGGTGAAGGTTAGCGAGACGGAGTTTCAGATCGAGGAAGGGAAATGGGCGGATGATACGCATGTGATTTTTCCTGATATGGAAGGCAATATTCGAAGTGCAGATCTAACCGGCAAGCAGGAGACGATCCTGAAGACGGGCATCCCTTATGTGCATGAGGTGGTTCAGACCGGCAGCCGGATTCTCTATGTTACAGGTGAAGATAGCCAGCTAAGCGCCTATGACATAGTGACGAAGCAGACTAAGGTGCTGCTAAAGAATGTGATCTGGGCCGTTCCCTCCCCTGACGGAAGTATGCTGGCGATTGTTGAGCGTACCGGACGCGGAGAGATGACGTTGAAGCTCTGTGACAGCGAGGGCAATGAGCAGTCTAAGCTAGCTTCGGGGCAGCAGATCTTCGGCACCAGCTGGTCGCCGGACGGCAAGCTGCTGGCTTATGCAGTCACGGCGTCTGGTTCAACGGATGACCAGCAGGACCTGTTCATTACCGAGGTGGAGACCGGAGAGCAGACGCCTGTGCTGAATGATTTTCATCTGTCTGATCCTCTCCACTGGAGTCCGTCCGGTAAGAAGCTGCTGGCCACAGCCACAGTGTTGAAGGATAATATCTATCAGTTTCTGACCTATGTGGTCAGCCTGTCGTAA
- a CDS encoding RNA polymerase sigma factor gives MQLTVPGEADERSLMIERAVEAVKAGDKQSYEIIIKRFQRQIYTYCFYILKDHTETEDAVQEIFIRAYANLHRYGSSTSFSAWLYKMAYHHLINLKKKQSRWLRLVEHYKEQQRQEQVPPSESVTSELIACLTTEERHILLLKAVEQYTFEEISEIMGIKATTIRKKYERLRKKLLERAAQKGARKHGSISGANKTS, from the coding sequence GTGCAATTAACCGTCCCCGGGGAAGCGGACGAACGAAGCTTAATGATCGAGCGGGCTGTAGAGGCTGTCAAGGCTGGAGACAAGCAGTCGTACGAAATCATTATTAAGCGGTTTCAACGCCAGATTTATACCTATTGCTTCTATATTCTCAAAGACCATACCGAAACAGAAGATGCCGTTCAGGAAATCTTCATCCGCGCCTATGCGAACCTCCACCGCTATGGCAGCAGCACTTCCTTCTCAGCCTGGCTGTACAAAATGGCTTACCACCATTTAATCAATTTGAAGAAAAAACAAAGCCGCTGGCTTAGATTAGTAGAGCATTACAAGGAGCAGCAGCGGCAGGAGCAGGTCCCGCCAAGTGAATCGGTAACCTCCGAGCTAATAGCCTGTCTGACCACAGAGGAGCGCCACATCCTGCTGCTGAAGGCCGTAGAGCAGTACACCTTCGAGGAGATCAGCGAAATTATGGGAATCAAGGCGACCACCATCCGCAAAAAATACGAACGGCTGCGCAAAAAACTGCTGGAGCGTGCCGCCCAAAAAGGAGCGAGGAAGCATGGATCAATATCGGGAGCGAACAAGACATCGTGA
- a CDS encoding ABC transporter permease, protein MRWLEKKWVSVSLLWLAVLLLWQLGAWVYGPDIIPGPWATVRGGRELVEDGTLVQYIGVSLYRVLIGWVLGSLLAIPAGLITGKVNVVRLFAEPFLNFIRFIPPIAFITLFLVWFGIGEQSKIALIMYATFFIVVLNTLTGVMSVEEDKIRSARSMGASEWQILLHVIVPSTIPYIFTGVRLAMGTSYMAIIGAEMIASNEGVGYLIWNSRLFFRTDWIFVGLISLGFMGFFTDRAFGWFGRKVLYRYGVVSVGAHRR, encoded by the coding sequence ATGAGATGGTTGGAAAAGAAATGGGTATCCGTATCCCTGCTGTGGCTTGCCGTACTGCTCCTCTGGCAGCTTGGCGCCTGGGTGTATGGTCCGGATATCATTCCCGGGCCGTGGGCAACGGTCCGGGGCGGGCGTGAGCTGGTGGAGGACGGGACGCTGGTGCAATATATCGGGGTCAGCTTGTACCGCGTGCTGATCGGCTGGGTGCTAGGCAGTCTGCTGGCTATTCCGGCAGGACTGATCACCGGCAAGGTGAATGTAGTCCGCCTGTTCGCTGAGCCGTTCCTGAACTTCATCCGCTTCATTCCGCCGATTGCCTTCATTACACTCTTCCTGGTCTGGTTCGGCATCGGGGAGCAGTCGAAGATCGCGCTGATTATGTACGCCACCTTCTTCATTGTGGTGTTGAATACCCTGACCGGGGTCATGTCGGTAGAGGAGGACAAGATCCGTTCCGCACGCAGCATGGGGGCCAGTGAGTGGCAGATTCTGCTGCATGTCATTGTGCCTTCGACGATTCCGTATATTTTCACCGGTGTGCGGCTGGCGATGGGCACCTCCTATATGGCGATTATCGGCGCGGAGATGATTGCCTCAAACGAAGGGGTGGGGTACCTAATCTGGAATTCGCGGCTGTTCTTCCGTACCGACTGGATCTTCGTAGGGCTGATTAGCCTCGGCTTCATGGGCTTCTTCACAGACCGGGCCTTCGGCTGGTTCGGCCGGAAGGTGCTCTACCGCTACGGTGTGGTCAGCGTGGGTGCGCACAGAAGATAA
- a CDS encoding aryl-sulfate sulfotransferase, with product MGHSTIYPTGTTVYNPAKAWSGYTVFQAGDEGVVLIDMSGKEVHLWQGLIGFPAKILPGGYVLGSTGRRDPKFGIQDNVDLVQVDWDGNVVWRYNSYEQIADPGAEPLWYARQHHDYQREGNPAGYYAPGLDPSVNSGTTLILAHKNLHNPEISDKELLDDTIIEVDWEGNILWEWAASDHFAELGFDQAARNVLFRDPNTRSFGDLGGGVGDWLHINSASYVGPNRFYDQGDERFHPDNIIWDAREANIIAITDKRSGAIVWRLGPDYSLPEVKHIGWIIGQHHAHIIPKGLPGEGNLLVFDNGGWGGYGLPNPASPFGQKNALRDHSRVLEINPVTLEIEWQYTSAEAGFSIPTDSYKFYSPYISSAQRLANGNTLITEGSNGRLFEVTAAHELVWEYISPYTDRRNTNMVYRSYRVPYAWVPQLTKPQENAIEPLDVSSFRVPGAAPKGSDSVVQVATTLPFTEGAACVATTDEGSVRRAR from the coding sequence ATGGGACATTCCACAATATATCCAACAGGGACAACTGTATATAACCCGGCCAAGGCATGGAGCGGCTACACGGTATTTCAGGCAGGCGATGAGGGCGTAGTGCTAATCGACATGAGCGGCAAGGAGGTACATCTATGGCAAGGACTAATCGGTTTCCCGGCCAAAATCCTTCCTGGCGGCTATGTCCTGGGCAGCACCGGCAGAAGAGATCCCAAATTCGGCATTCAGGATAATGTCGATCTGGTGCAGGTGGACTGGGACGGCAATGTGGTCTGGAGATACAACAGCTATGAGCAGATCGCGGACCCGGGGGCTGAGCCGCTGTGGTATGCCCGCCAGCACCATGATTACCAGCGGGAAGGCAATCCTGCGGGATACTATGCTCCCGGGCTTGATCCTTCGGTTAACAGCGGGACAACGCTAATCCTGGCGCATAAAAATCTGCATAACCCTGAGATTTCCGACAAAGAGCTGCTGGATGACACGATTATTGAAGTGGACTGGGAAGGCAATATCCTCTGGGAGTGGGCAGCCAGCGATCATTTCGCGGAGCTGGGCTTCGACCAGGCGGCGCGCAATGTCCTGTTCCGCGACCCCAATACCCGCTCCTTCGGGGATCTGGGCGGCGGCGTAGGCGACTGGCTGCATATTAATTCTGCGTCTTATGTGGGGCCGAACCGGTTCTATGATCAAGGAGACGAGCGCTTCCACCCGGATAACATTATCTGGGATGCCCGCGAGGCGAATATTATCGCCATCACCGACAAGCGCAGCGGGGCTATCGTCTGGCGTCTGGGCCCGGACTATTCCCTGCCCGAAGTGAAGCATATCGGCTGGATTATCGGCCAGCATCACGCCCACATCATTCCGAAGGGACTGCCGGGGGAAGGCAATCTGCTTGTATTCGATAACGGCGGCTGGGGCGGCTACGGTCTGCCGAATCCGGCATCGCCGTTCGGGCAGAAGAACGCGCTGCGTGATCACTCACGCGTACTGGAGATTAACCCGGTGACGCTGGAGATTGAGTGGCAGTATACTTCGGCGGAGGCCGGATTCTCCATTCCGACGGATTCCTATAAGTTCTACAGCCCGTATATCAGCTCGGCGCAGCGGCTTGCGAACGGCAACACGCTGATTACCGAAGGCTCCAATGGACGGCTGTTCGAGGTCACGGCAGCGCATGAGCTGGTCTGGGAGTATATCTCCCCGTACACAGACCGCCGCAATACGAATATGGTCTACCGTTCTTACCGGGTACCCTATGCCTGGGTGCCGCAGCTTACGAAGCCGCAGGAGAATGCGATTGAGCCGCTCGATGTGTCCAGCTTCAGGGTACCGGGGGCCGCTCCGAAGGGATCGGATTCGGTCGTGCAGGTAGCGACGACGCTGCCTTTTACAGAGGGGGCAGCCTGTGTAGCCACTACGGATGAAGGCAGCGTCCGGCGGGCCAGGTAG
- a CDS encoding ABC transporter substrate-binding protein: MTKSWYSSSLLLLSLSLVLVLSGCSSKGDAAASAGEGGGTPKTLKIRIADINTNPTFRVALKQGIFASHGIDAEIINFGTPAEGVNALFIKQVDVAFGADFPVLNAVAKGDYSIIASAGQATDQAAAVWKLYVRDDIQSAADLKGKNLSFLRGTFLPYLWDEYLKEQGIALSGVKLTGQGAFDEAFIALKQGDVDAAWFSGSALTDKLAALKGVHELTDMSKTPVRLGMGIVAADAFAEEHGEGIGAFLAAVDEASAYVQEHPEEVAELMYKEVKQPKEATLKDLPANPWKVGFTQAAYDSLAGQKKYMVDTGIITQDFDLGSKLKLEPLKQALPDKVTYPE, encoded by the coding sequence GTGACAAAATCATGGTACAGCTCAAGCCTTCTGCTCTTATCCTTATCTCTGGTACTGGTGCTCTCCGGCTGCAGCTCCAAGGGAGATGCGGCAGCCTCTGCGGGAGAGGGCGGCGGTACACCGAAGACCCTGAAGATCAGGATTGCCGATATCAACACGAATCCGACCTTCCGGGTAGCCCTTAAGCAAGGCATCTTCGCAAGCCACGGCATCGATGCGGAGATCATCAACTTCGGGACACCGGCCGAGGGAGTGAATGCGCTGTTCATCAAGCAGGTGGATGTGGCCTTCGGTGCGGACTTCCCGGTGCTGAATGCCGTTGCCAAGGGCGACTATTCAATCATTGCTTCCGCTGGTCAGGCCACGGATCAGGCAGCGGCAGTATGGAAGCTGTACGTCAGAGACGATATTCAGTCTGCCGCGGACTTGAAGGGTAAGAATCTGAGCTTCCTGCGCGGGACGTTCCTGCCGTATCTGTGGGACGAATATCTGAAGGAGCAGGGCATCGCACTCAGCGGTGTGAAGCTTACAGGACAGGGTGCTTTCGACGAAGCCTTCATCGCCCTGAAGCAGGGGGATGTCGATGCCGCCTGGTTCAGCGGTTCAGCGCTGACCGATAAGCTGGCTGCACTTAAGGGCGTGCATGAGCTGACCGATATGTCGAAGACTCCGGTGCGGCTGGGGATGGGAATCGTAGCTGCGGATGCTTTTGCAGAGGAGCATGGTGAAGGCATTGGAGCCTTCCTGGCAGCGGTGGATGAAGCCTCGGCGTACGTACAGGAGCATCCCGAGGAAGTAGCGGAGCTGATGTACAAGGAAGTGAAGCAGCCGAAGGAAGCAACGCTGAAGGATCTGCCGGCGAATCCGTGGAAGGTGGGCTTCACCCAGGCTGCATACGACAGCCTCGCCGGACAGAAGAAGTATATGGTGGATACAGGGATTATCACGCAGGATTTTGACCTTGGCAGCAAGCTTAAGCTGGAGCCGCTGAAGCAGGCGTTGCCGGATAAAGTGACCTACCCGGAATAA
- a CDS encoding response regulator transcription factor, with the protein MKKILVVDDEPAIVSAIAYALRREGYEVDTAGDGEEALSKANTFRPNVLVLDVMMPKLSGYDVCRKLEDRDDIGIILLTVKNDIVDKIVGLELGADDYMTKPFEIRELLARVKALLRRLEKNTAEVRSELIEYGLLQVYPDRRSAELGGELLELTPKEFDLLHLLLSHPQRVYMREELLEQIWDMDYAGGTRTVDIHIQRLRKKLGEPYQNILQTVYGVGYKAVPAGSYS; encoded by the coding sequence ATGAAAAAAATACTGGTCGTTGATGACGAACCGGCCATTGTGAGTGCGATTGCCTACGCGCTGCGGCGTGAAGGCTATGAAGTCGATACTGCCGGTGACGGGGAGGAAGCGTTAAGCAAGGCGAATACCTTCCGTCCAAATGTGCTGGTGCTGGATGTAATGATGCCGAAGCTGAGCGGTTATGATGTCTGCCGCAAGCTGGAGGACCGGGATGATATTGGAATTATCCTGCTGACTGTCAAGAATGATATTGTCGATAAAATTGTCGGTCTGGAGCTTGGTGCAGACGATTATATGACCAAGCCCTTTGAGATCCGCGAGCTGCTGGCCCGGGTGAAGGCGCTGCTGCGCCGGCTGGAGAAGAATACGGCTGAGGTCCGAAGTGAGCTGATCGAATACGGTCTCTTGCAGGTTTACCCGGACCGGCGCAGCGCCGAGCTTGGCGGGGAGCTGCTGGAGCTGACCCCGAAGGAATTCGATCTGCTGCATCTGCTGCTCTCGCACCCGCAGCGGGTGTATATGCGCGAGGAGCTGCTGGAGCAGATCTGGGATATGGACTATGCCGGGGGAACGCGCACCGTAGATATTCATATTCAGCGGCTGCGCAAAAAGCTGGGCGAGCCCTACCAGAATATCCTGCAAACCGTCTACGGCGTAGGCTATAAGGCAGTGCCTGCTGGGAGCTACTCATGA